A portion of the Salarias fasciatus chromosome 15, fSalaFa1.1, whole genome shotgun sequence genome contains these proteins:
- the pdia6 gene encoding protein disulfide-isomerase A6, with the protein MRPLVLGVLGCSLLLSAQALYSSSDDVVELTPSNFNKEVIQSDSVWLVEFYAPWCGHCRNLAPDWKKAATALKGVVKVGAVDADQHKSLGGQYNVRGFPTIKIFGANKNKPEDYQGGRSTQAIVDAAVNAARSLVKERLSGKSGGYDSGQKSGGGGGGGSKKDVVELTDDNFNKMVLESDDVWLVEFFAPWCGHCKNLEPEWAAAATAVKEFSNGKVRLGAVDATVHQGVSSRYGIRGFPTIKIFRKGEEPEDYEGGRSRGDIIERAKELFFDNAPAPEVLEILNEDILKKTCEDSQLCVIAVLPHILDTGASGRNAYLEVMKKMAEKYKKKMWGWLWTEAGVQMDLESSLGIGGFGYPAMAAVNSRKMKFALLRGSFSETGIHEFLRELSVGRGSTSTWGAGSLPKIHNADAWDGKDGQLPEEEEYDLSDVDLSDDATQKVEL; encoded by the exons ATGAGGCCGCTTGTGCTCG GAGTGCtgggctgctctctgctcctgtcCGCCCAGGCTCTGTACTCCTCCTCCGATGATGTGGTTGAACTCACCCCGTCCAACTTCAACAAGGAGGTGATCCAGAGTGACAGCGTGTGGCTGGTGGAGTTCTATGCTCCATG GTGTGGCCACTGTAGAAATCTGGCTCCAGATTGGAAGAAAGCTGCCACGGCCCTCAAG GGCGTTGTCAAAGTCGGCGCGGTCGATGCTGATCAGCACAAGTCGCTGGGcggtcagtacaacgtcagagGTTTCCCCACCATCAAGATCTTCGGTGCCAACAAGAACAAGCCTGAGGACTATCAAG GAGGACGCAGCACCCAGGCCATTGTGGACGCAGCGGTCAACGCCGCGCGCAGTCTGGTGAAAGAACGGCTGAGTGGCAAGTCCGGCGGCTACGACTCCGGCCAG aaaagcggcggcggcggtggcggcgggagCAAGAAAGACGTGGTGGAGCTCACCGACGACAACTTCAACAAGATGGTGCTGGAGAGCGACGACGTGTGGCTGGTGGAGTTTTTCGCCCCGTGGTGCGGCCACTGCAAGAA ccTAGAGCCTGAGTGGGCAGCTGCCGCCACAGCTGTTAAGGAATTCAGCAACGGCAAAGTTCGCCTCGGGGCCGTGGACGCTACCGTGCACCAGGGTGTGTCCAGCCGCTACGGG atCCGCGGGTTTCCCACCATCAAGATTTTCCGTAAAGGCGAGGAGCCGGAGGATTACGAAGGCGGCCGCTCCCGGGGGGACATCATCGAGAGAGCTAAAGAGCTGTTCTTTGACAACGCTCCTGCTCCTGAAGTGCTGGAG ATCCTCAATGAAGACATCCTGAAGAAGACCTGCGAGGacagtcagctgtgtgtgatcGCAGTGCTGCCGCACATCCTGGACACAG GTGCGTCCGGGAGGAACGCTTACCTGGAGGTCATGAAGAAGATGGCCGAGAAGTACAAGAAGAAGATGTGGGG CTGGCTGTGGACCGAGGCCGGCGTCCAGATGGATCTGGAGTCCTCTCTGGGTATCGGCGGTTTCGGTTATCCCGCCATGGCCGCCGTCAACTCGCGCAAGATGAAATTCGCCCTCCTCAGAGGTTCCTTCAGTGAGACCGGCATCCACGAGTTCCTCAG GGAGCTGTCAGTCGGCCGGGGGTCTACATCCACGTGGGGAGCCGGGTCCCTGCCCAAAATCCACAACGCCGACGCCTGGGATGGGAAAGATGGACAG CttcctgaggaagaggagtacGACCTCAGCGACGTTGACCTCTCCGACGACGCCACGCAGAAGGTGGAGTTATGA
- the LOC115401607 gene encoding potassium voltage-gated channel subfamily F member 1-like yields the protein MWGIQRTRYADCNGSEASEETEIVVNIGGVKQVLYGDVLARYPDTRLAELVDCSLKPPEEILSLCDDYDPDTGEFYFDRDPEAFKCIIELYYYGEIHMKRGICPICFVKEMEFWKIDSDFLDECCKCHLKEVEDELAEIAEKVRTILVDREGDPSAGGWQRFQMCLWRLMEKPDSSLPAHIIAIVSFIFILVSSVVMCVGTIPDLQVEDAEGRLTEHPTLEVIETVCIGWFTIEYLLRLISSPNKMKFVLAFMNIIDFMAIMPFYVVLILTSFGAGVMELANVQQAVQALRIMRIARIFKLARHSSGLQTLTSALKSSFKELGLLLMYMGVGVFLFSALGYTMEQNHPDTLFTSIPQSFWWAVITMTTVGYGDVYPKTTLGRCNAAISFLCGVIAIALPIHPIINNFVLFYNKQQVLETAAKHEIELMALRNGDGEFRAAPGTHKHVCGAGAWDSAMHSCHSDTYIPLLKDPRGAAGIQTPSVDTSFESTAEATEYFI from the coding sequence ATGTGGGGGATCCAGAGGACTCGGTATGCGGACTGCAACGGCTCCGAAGCCAGTGAGGAGACCGAGATTGTTGTGAACATCGGCGGTGTGAAACAGGTGCTGTACGGGGACGTGTTGGCTCGCTATCCAGACACCCGCCTGGCAGAGCTGGTGGACTGCTCACTTAAACCCCCCGAAGAAATACTCTCCTTATGTGACGACTACGACCCCGACACGGGGGAATTCTATTTTGACAGAGACCCCGAGGCGTTCAAGTGCATCATCGAGTTGTATTATTATGGGGAGATACACATGAAACGAGGCATCTGTCCGATCTGTTTCGTGAAGGAGATGGAGTTCTGGAAAATCGACTCGGATTTTCTGGACGAATGCTGCAAATGCCAcctgaaggaggtggaggatgaacTTGCAGAGATCGCCGAGAAAGTCAGAACTATCCTGGTGGACCGGGAGGGAGACCCCTCCGCCGGCGGGTGGCAGCGCTTCCAGATGTGCctctggaggctgatggagaagCCGGACTCGTCGCTGCCCGCGCACATCATCGCTATAGTTTCTTTCATCTTCATCCTCGTTTCCTCCGTGGTGATGTGCGTCGGGACCATCCCCGACCTGCAGGTGGAAGACGCAGAGGGTCGGCTCACGGAGCACCCAACTTTGGAGGTCATCGAGACGGTGTGCATCGGCTGGTTCACCATCGAATACCTGCTGCGCCTCATCTCCTCCCCGAATAAAATGAAATTCGTGCTGGCTTTTATGAACATCATCGACTTCATGGCAATCATGCCTTTCTACGTGGTGCTGATTCTGACCTCCTTCGGCGCGGGAGTGATGGAACTGGCGAACGTGCAGCAGGCGGTGCAGGCTTTACGCATAATGCGCATTGCGCGCATTTTCAAGCTGGCACGCCATTCCTCCGGACTCCAGACTCTCACATCTGCCCTGAAGAGCAGCTTCAAAGAGCTCGGGCTGCTCCTCATGTACATGGGCGTGGGGGTGTTTCTTTTCTCCGCGCTGGGCTACACCATGGAGCAGAACCATCCGGACACGCTGTTCACGAGCATCCCACAGTCCTTCTGGTGGGCTGTGATCACCATGACCACCGTGGGATACGGCGACGTCTACCCCAAGACCACGTTGGGTCGCTGCAACGCGGCCATCAGCTTCCTCTGCGGGGTCATCGCCATCGCTCTGCCCATACACCCCATCATCAACAATTTCGTTTTGTTCTACAACAAGCAACAGGTGCTGGAGACCGCGGCCAAGCACGAGATCGAGCTGATGGCGCTGCGCAACGGGGACGGGGAGTTCAGAGCTGCGCCCGGCACCCATAAACACGTTTGCGGCGCAGGGGCGTGGGACAGCGCCATGCACTCCTGCCACAGCGACACTTACATTCCTTTACTGAAGGACCCCCGGGGAGCGGCAGGCATCCAGACCCCCAGCGTGGACACCAGCTTTGAGAGCACAGCCGAGGCCACTGAATATTTCATCTGA